CAGCGCTTTTTTGTTGTCGCAACTAGTTTTAACAAGAAGAAATGTCAGATCTTATGGCATTTTATTGATACTGGTGCAAAGTGAAGGAACTGTGGATAGTGTTGGAAGCTAAATGGAAAACTGGaaagaaacatgtaaaatattcatatctTTCAAACTTGAGAGAAGTGAGAAAAAAGCTGTTTATGTGGtgtacaaaataaatccatcaCAACTCAGATTCTGTTTCAAAGCAGGCCTAAATACTAAACTACTGCAAACATATTTAACTACATATACAATAACACTATAGTAGGACGGTAGAAATGTTCCCATCATACATGTGTTGCAAAGAGGGAGACACAAGTTTCATACTCGGCAATGTTCAGGACTAGAATGTTGTGAATTACCTTGTCTTTGAGGCCAAAGTGGAGGTGGGGCAACATGTGCAAACATGGTGACAGAAGGGTCATCTCGATGGGAATGATGCTCAGCTCCCCCTTCTTGGTCTTTCCAGGATTTCCACGGACACCAATGATGTCGCCACGCCGCAGCTTGTTGTTGATGGCCACAAACGCTTCTTCGGACTTGTAGTTCCTGCCAGAATAACCCAAAAAGGCAAAGAAATGAGGTTAACGTTGTCAAACAAATCCACAACCTCACTCAATGAAAGCTCCAGATGGCACACCTTGAGTTTGCCATGACCTGCAGCTTCACTCCTTCACCACGCAGGTCGTAGAAGATCAGCTTGGCACCAGAAGCCCTCTTGGCGTGAACTCGGCCTGCCAAATATTTAGGTTTAACAAAGGGTATGAGGCCGGTTTACTTTGGAAAGGATAAAATCATAAAGTCTTCCTGGTACCTGACACAGCAAGAACAACATCGCTCAGTTGGTCCCCAGGTTGCAGGTGGTTGTATTTCTGAATGAAGTCTGTAAGCGACAAGTCCACATGGTATTTGTGTGGGTACGGGTCCTCAGCTGTGCTCTTCAACTCCTGGATGGCCTGGGTGCGGATCTTGAAGTATTGCTGTAACACAAGTATATTATTAGCCAGCCTGAAGCATGTTCTTTAGGAAAGTTGTGACCTACTTCCTGTACATTGCTTGCAAATCTCTAGAGGCTGCAGGCTGTAGACATCATTATGTTGAGATAGTGACAAGATAAGTAAAATTTAGTTGCATATTTGAATTGTCTGGTTTGTCTGCAGGAaggtctattttttttctccatcttttcttACTTGGAagagtttaaaaattttgtataaaaattgTTGCTTCAATAAAAGCCTAAAATATTCATTGtgagtttgaaatatttcatgtttagaaaaaaagtaattaaaatagtTTGCAAGATGATCTATGCCGGTAAAGAAAATACTCTCAATGCAGTGGTGTGTATTATCAAAGgcactttgttcttttttcaaacatgtaaaaatgttaaataaagaatGGGCTAGTATATTTGAATAGATCTTTAATAACACAACTTAGCTTAGattctttcagtttctttttgagTTGGGCTTGCTTAAGTACACCCATGTAATCACTTCTGGCACACAGGAGATAAATATGTTCTCACAATGAAAGTCGTAAAAACAACCACCCCAAGCTTAAGATAattcatgttttgaaaatgtcagtaaaacaaCTTACAGGATGTTCTATGAGCATGAAAACAGTCTCAATGCCAAGTGGAATGAGTGTTTGCGATGGTGACCATTATCACTTTcatatttgcttattttaaagaacaaaacaaacaaaaaatacttgtgaAAGTGATAATAATCATATAGCAGAGACACAACAGGCAATGCAGTGCAGACAGAAAGCAGAAGCTTATATTTGTTATCTTAAGATTTGGCAACTGTTTGAAAGCAGGGAGTTATTTGGTTTTTCTTAACttcttgtttagtttatttatagtttttttaaatcaaaccttCCCTGTATTGAAACAAATAGGTAAGGCAAATAGAACACAGCGTAGTTGTTATTCTTGATTGATCACTTAAAAACATGGAACTCTATTAAACCTTCTAAATTTTATATCTTATTCACCTGATTAGGACactttttagtaaaaaatatgttgacattGTGGGACAGGGATTTCatcaaaaaatttgatttacaaatatattcaaaGGGACTGGTTGTCCAAAAACTGTCTAAGCAAATTTGGTAtttcaaaaaaatgaaattaaacagagTGCCTGAAGGACAGATTACTGCATATATTTGTCTAAACTTGCATCATTTCACTTAGAAGAGCACACTCagtttaagaattttttttgactaatattaaaacaaataaacatgcttGCAAAAGGAAACATactaaatgtatatttaatggTGATTAGTGACCAACTTACATTGGGATCGAGTGTTTCATCATCCAGGGCACTGGCATTTTGTGCATTGGCATTATTGGAGTCAGTTTGTTCCCCCAAATCCTTTGCTTTTGATTCTTTCTCAGCCAATTTCTTCTCAGCTTTCATTCGTCTCTTCAGCTcactgaaagaataaaaacataataaatgaacCAGACATGTTAAAAAGATTTCCAGcccttcaaaaacagaaacacgtgTTCACTAACATAACATCAACAATACGATGTCCCCCTTGCTTTTTACTGTAGTGTGGTGTCGACTATTAAAGGAGAGCAAGAAGAAGGGAGACCATATCTAGTTTGATGACAAAAGGTTGGTTGTTTCTCACACAGGAACGGAAAAGCCACCAACCTTTTGTCACCTCTCCATCGTATTCCGTGAAACTGAGCCGGGGCTGCAGCTGAACACGGGGATGCATATTTTAACCACTGTCCTCTGACAGCAAAGGCTTGACAGAGCTGCTGCCTGGCAGCCCTGACGAGACACAGCATGCTGAGCTACCACAGTCAGCAGACAGACCTGAGAAAACATATACATGCAAAGACAGAGGGGAGCATCAACGGCGGTATTTGCTCACCAGAAAGGGAAAAACTAATTGCAAAACTAAATTCTACAACTCATGACCTCAGggtaacaacaataataataacggCAATagcaacaataaataataataatatgaaaaaaatatatattatagaGACAAGATCTTTAAAAGGGATTTGGCATAGTTAATAGGCTGTCTCCACGTTTTATACAAACAAGTTAGCGACATAAACtattataaatcaaatttttacgGGAGAAAGTGGAATCTGGCAACATGTTGAAGTGCGGAAAtaaattttgtagttttttctgTTCGCCAAACTACCGACCGAGACTTGATTACGTCACCGTAGAGGACTACAGCTACCAGAAGGAGCAGCGAACTTAAATATGGGATGTGTAGGTCTTGTAGCGTGCCTCCATATGGGACCTTCATTTAGATGTCACAAGGTTTCGCATAGCAAGACTAAAGCGGGCCTTGTTAACGAAAGATCAACAACCTTGCAGAAAAGACTACAGATTAGGAAGCATCTAAAGCTTAAAAAGCTTGGCAGTAAGGAAATAGGCTCACTTTTTGCTGAGTTTCTCTTCCCCCACCGCTGTCACGTCAGCCATGTTCTTGATGCTGCGCGCTGAAAGAGAGAGCTGGTCTGAAAGTGCGTCCTACGCGTGCGCACCAGATAAATGAAAGCTTGGTGGTGCGTTTAGGGGAATATCGGAAACTAGCATATTGAAAGTGAACGAGCGATGAACCcataataaatcagtaaaaattataaacaatataaaaattattttatactgtttcatataaaatcatttttaatccgAACCTTatgttgaaatgtgttttaataataatatctaCTGCATGATGCCCTGCCAACATAAGACGTTACAAAATCTAAGTATTTCATTGCATCATACTGAACACATAAAGACACCTTTAAACATAAACCATAAAATGTTGATTGCTTTGCTGTTGCATCAGGAAGAGGCTTCGCAACTTTATGTTTCTCTTTCCCAATCTCCTGAGGTCTTGAGAATGGTATGAAGACTACATTGAAATACTTGAAATACTTGAAATAcaaattttgtttcatcttaaagaaatctgaaaataagTAATGAGTGGGTTTTTATTATCATAGAAACCCAGATCAACACTGTTCCTCAGACCACAAAATCATGATCAAGTATAAAGTCGAACAATCTTGATGggagattttgttctttttgccaTAAAAATTATAACTCCAAACCGAAGAAATTGTCAATAATTAAGAGATGGAGGGGGTCTCTACAGCTTCTTACCAGTATAATataattacagttaaataaatattggaaacatcaatcaatcaaagtCTAATTTAGCCattaacttttgaaaatattgatgAGATACTGTGATTCTGCagtacaaaacatttatttgttattaaacTATAGCTTAGATTTTATATGCAAAAGGACATGAAGTTGCTCTTGTATTTTCCTTTGGCTagtattttcttctgttgtttatatgcaaataaaataagatcAAATTGACCCAGAActaaatattgaaattattaCTATTTACGCCGTGCATTTTCACAAGATAACTTCCACAAAATGTCATTCAGtattacagataaaataaaacaccactAAAAATTAAAGTATACTAGTTTAATTAAAGATTGCAGTAAGTTTACAAATTCGCAAGAAAATaacagtaacaaaaacaaactccaaatATAAACAGATTTTCCCCTAATGAATGATGATTGACAGTTACTCtgatggttaaaaacaaaattttccaaGCTGTTTACTAGAAGAATGGTTTGATCTGGTTTACAGAATTTGCAAAGAAgtaccaaaataaaatttcagaactacattttattttattttttttattggtctgtgTTTCCTTTATAGCAACTTTCATAAGCCCAGATTTGGATTTTTACCTACAGGAAAACGTGAGACAATAATCTGATGGTCTCAAAGAAACCACTGTTCCAGTAAACAGCAAGACCaactaacaaacatttattcatataaacCCCATAAGCAAGATGGTAATCCACAAAGCAAACAACTTGTCACTTTTTCCCTACTGAaaacaagcattaaaaaaacccccctcAAAACTTTGATCACTGTTGAGAGAAGAAATAACATTGTGCTTCAATCATACCgtaaggacatttttaaaaaagcaacataaataatAGAATATCTACTTTAGCTTGTCATCTGTGGTTTAAACACAGAGGGCTATACTTGGAAAAAGACACGTTTTAAACAGATCTAAAATTAATGTACATCATCTGCATAGCAGTTtcggagaaaatgtttttgcatttatgttAGTTATCATAAGTgcaatgcatttttgttttattttagtacaaACAGGACAGATGCATACGGGAAGCGCCAGTAGAGTTAACGACAAATTTAgaacaactacaaaaactgTCAAACATTCTAAGCACACTTTGGGTGTTATGGCTTAAAATTATAGTTGAGTATTTAATCAGACTCTAAAAGGCAACAGCAACAATTCAACCCATGTGCTAAAGTTATCTCTACTCAGGCTGGATGTGCAATCTGTGCAGTGTTTTCAGAATTGTTACCGGTGTAATGATTGATTAGCTTTGACTTAGTTTgtcaatattaaattaaatgtaaaaataaaacttcaaatgcAAAGAACAGATAAAAATGAGAAGTTTCCCAAAAAATTCTCCCTCTTTTCCATAACTTAGCAAAGACTGTAATAAAAGTCAGACAAACACAGATGAGGAAAACCGTAATTTCAAAAAAAGTAATTACCTCTTCACTATGTGCAGTTAAAACATTCTGGATataaggaagattttttttttttccatccacaaTTCACAAAATGAGCAGTACATTCATATTGAATACTGAAAATTCTTGGTCTGACAGCATGGTACCATATTGCCTGGCTAAAAACTGTTTGGTCAGAAAAGTCTAGGATATACGCGTTACATGTACattgacatatatatatatatacaggaGCAAGTGTGCACAGTCAGCTGTATGGTCATCATTCATAGTATATAAAGCATTTCACtttccctaaaaaaataaaaaggcaccaccaccagcagcacaAGATGGCTCACCCTTAATTTTCCATCTGAGATTTTCTCAAGTTCAGtaacagctgcagaaacaacagTATGAACTTCAGGCGCTTTGGAGAACTTGGAAAAATTACAGTTGGCATAAACATCCTCATCCACGGACAGCAGAGTAAAAACATTCATCTCCACTTGACTAAACAGAGAGTAACATAGATTAAGAGCAAGTCAGTAAACATTGGTTTTACTGAGCTggttataataattttttgagCCAAGTGCAACAAAGCGACATTCACTTTAGTCACAGCAGAATGAGGCCGCCTCCTCCTCGGCAGCAGACTGGTCCCGATGCCAGGCTCTCCCAGGTGGTACAGCAATGAGCAGATTggggtgggggaaaaaaaataacattcatcAACACAGCTAGAGGGAAAAATAACCATGACTGCAGAGCAATTCTACGAACCACCAATGCGCAAATAAATTAAGATATATTTCTCTGTTAAGATGAATACCTACTACAGTGATAAAAAAgtttatgtatttctttaaataattatctctctaaaaagaaaagcaacagaaaactataaatatggAACATTGGAAATAtgagtttttctattttacaagTTGAAGAAAGCTAGAAAGCTCTCCTCTCCCAAGTCATGTTTCCTTCTAGAGAAAggtcccttaaaaaaaaaaaccaaaaaaaaaccaaacaaacacacccaaaTTGATCACACTACACACAGCTGCACTCCATCGCTCCGCAAATCACATTGGTAATGTTTACATCAACTCCATCCTAAAACAACAGCTGTTTGAGATTTTAAAGTGAATACTAAGTGTAACGGTCTTAATGCATTAGTTTCAACATGTACACTGAAcacgagaaaaaaaagaacGGACAATTACAATTACAAGAGACCCGCCTCTTGTTTGTGCATGCAATTACATAAAACTACAGACTGCaaactgttttgtctttattagaaaaaaggaaaacaaaaactgtaaagtgTAGCATCAGGACAAAACGCATTCTGGAATGTCAGGAGGTAAATGCTAAAGAGACAATTAGTGAACAGaaagaagacaataaaaaccTTAATGAGCCATAAAACTGGCACTTTATCAGGATGTACACAAAGATCAAACTTTGGTGTTGAAGTCACTGACCACCAGCTGACAAAACAACATGAGGTCTGTAAAGCTTCAATGTGCacaatttctgaattttaataCAATGATCTGTGCGAGATGTTCAGCTGTAGACACATTTCATTCACTAACGtcaacatttctacaaaactgGCTCATTTCTAGCTGGTTTAGGAATACTACTCCAGTTCAGACAATGACACTGAAAAAACCCACCTTCCAACCATTAAACTGAAAGTAATGGTGCACTAAGTTAATGCTCTCCTCTAGATGTATATTCTGATAATatataactgaaaataaaaaaaactatctgaATAGAATTCatttgttcaatttattttaatgtaatttcaaAAACTAATATATTAACATTTCTGGTAAAGAATAGCAACAAAGTAGCTGGTAATTTGATGCACAGCTGTATGATcatagagataaaaaaaaattatattttactacAAACGTACTGGCTGTGACACATTACAATACCATTTAAgggattttttaattattttttttttgctcatttatttttcctcacaaaTGCTGCCTTGTTTTTAACCTAGGGAACGAAGACACAATatatggacataaaaaaaaaatacaaaaatcaccCTTCCAAATGAGTCTGCAGCACTCTTTATAAAAGGAGTGATTAAAGAGCAACATCATCAATGATTTTTAACATAGGTTGTAACCCGGATTGGTCACAtgaaccagaacattttaacaGACTACGTGTCTGCATCCCGGCTCACATGTTGATAGAGataatatgttaaaataaataaaacatttaatatttacaaataaatctcTTAGTTTAACCATCTTCACTGTTTTGACAAATCTTTAGCATGAACCCAGTCAAATACAATACATAATATATGTAGATTTATTAACGAATACATCTATGTAGCACCTAACAAGCTTATTTATcgcattataaataaaatcaagatcTAGATTGAATTTATTGCTATCAACAGGTTCAAGCCCACTGctttaaactgcaaaataaTAACCAAATTACATTAAACCTCCCATGTTCACTTCGACAGTTCTTGAACttcatatttctttaatttctctcCCTCTATAgaccttttgtttttgcaaactaTCTGCACCATGTCAAACAGCAGCTACTAGAACGGCCAAACATGCCACACAATGTCTAAGCCCTATATGCTATACCAAACGGTCCGTCTTTCATGCAACATAATGTATAATATAATGGCAAGAAtaagaagtagaaaaaaaacacattaaaggaaATATATTCACAGAAACTTCTAACTCTTTAGGAGACATTTTAcaagacacagaaaaacaaaactggagcaTGCTACAGATAACATCACATTCTACCTATTTACATTTAAGAACAAGTTCTCTGATTATAAGGGCCTGACAAGTTGACAGTCTTCtcagagaaaaagtgaaagaaaaagatttgagAACCACTTCTCTTTTCAGACTCTTCAGGAGTTAGTCACTACTTACACAAGTTTCAGTAAAAGTGAGTTAGCCAGTTTGTGAGAGATATGAAGAGATGTTAACTTGGTCACCGTCAACCCATTCCTAAATCCTGGTCTATGTGTCTGCATATAAAAGAAATGATCCAGTTTGTCTTTGAAGTCACTGTCATGTAGATTGGTCGTTAATATTTTTGTCCGAAGAGACCAGCTGAGTAAAGGCCAGCAGCTGTTTGAATACGTCCTCTGCGGTGCAGGAGCAGGCCTGCATGCAGTAATCACACATTGACACTTGAACCTTTTCTTCGTTGTTTAACAATTTCCAGATTTCTtcggcaaaaaaataaaacaagcccATGAGCTTCTGTGACATTTAGAATGAACGCGTGAGGGTGCCGCCTGATTCATGCAGGCTGACTAGCAGGTCATTGATCTTCTCCATGTTTTGAGAGACCTCCATGCTGCCCTGTGCGTTTGTCCCAGGCTGGGACAGAGACTGGCTGAGCAGGGACTGGATGCGAGCCTCGCTCTCCTGCTGGTTCTGCCCCGACTGGCTGATTGCTATGATCTGATCTGAAACTGTGTTTCCAGGGCTGTTCATCAGCTGGCCACATCCTACAAGAAGGGacagaaaaatttaaagcaaaataaccatattttataattaaatgaaaaatagataTTGTTATTATAACCCTCTGCCAAACAGACGTGATAAGTACCctagaaaatgtattatttctctcataaaaacataacagtcCCTATTCAAAAAGATTACATCCTATGGTTTATTTAACAGCATAATTTAAAGCGATGCTACTTTGTACAACTATTGATTAAAAATACCTCTTGATTCTTCTTGATTTTTCActacatttagttttgttacaaccaaaaacttcaGAGAGTAAGAAAAGAATATGATTTTTACATTCgcctttacaaataaaactgcaaaaagagtgcatttgtattcagaatGTCCCATGAAATTACAATTTGAAGAAGCATCTTTCAGTGTATTTACAGCCATTTGGGTTTTTCGGagtgtctctaccagcttttgcacatctagagaatACGATTtctcttctttgcaaaatatttgaGGGAATGCACCTGTGAACAGAATACTTCAAGACTTGCCACAGATTATCCATTAGAttatttgtgttggtctaccatacaaaatcccaataaaaaaaaaacattgaagtttgtaattttaagttacaaaattaaaaagaaaaatcaaatggCGTGGATACTTTATAAAGCcactgtaaatgtgttttaggACAACATACCACACTGGAAAAATATgcattgacacacacacacacacacacacaaaaaaagttattgtgaAGAGTTAATGCAGCACAATGAGCCAAAACATGAGAACTGTTTTTTGTTATCTTCCCTCTGTTTACTTAAAAACATTAAGACAAGCTTGCCGGCACTTGTTGTTCTATTAACTCATCGGTTCGCCTTGTTTATAACATCCTTACCATTCTGCATCCCGAAGATGAAAAGGCCCGGCTGCTGAGGCTGGCTGGGTTGACTGATGCTCCCGCTCACAGCGTGCTGGAACAAGCTTCCTGGCTGCTGGACGGGAGAGGAGGTGGTGGTCGGAAGGTTGGCCACGCCGTTCTGGGAGGCAAACATGGCTGACTGAGTGAGCTCGGGAACAGCCATCCCCCCTTGCATGGGAGGCATATTGGATGGCGGGATGAAGAGACTCACTGGCTGCTCATGCTGATTGTTGGGGGTGCTGCCTAACTGCATTGGCTGCTGCTCCTGGAACATGACTTGCTGTGGTGAATTGGTGGGATTCCCTAAGGCCATGGGCTCAGGCTGGTTCTGCTGATTGACACCCACCATGCTGTCTTGGGAAAACAGCTGAGACGGGCTTTGGGACTCCTGGGAAACTAGACTGCTGGTGGTGAGAGGAGGCATTTGGCCTGGACTGGTAAAAATGAGGTTAGGGGCCTGTGGCTGTGTGGACAGGTTGTTGTTACAGAACATTAAGCCTgcttgctgttgttgctgctggcCTGGAGAGAGTGTGTTTGGAGAGGAATGGGGGGAGATGCTCTGAAACATGGCTGGCTGCTGGGGCGGCTGTGTGAGCGGCGGAGGCTGTGACGACTGCTGCTGCTCCATGGGGCTTCTCTGCTGCATGGGGGATATCTGGGCCTGGGTCTGAAATACTGACTGCGGTTCAGGAGAGGAGGATTGTAGAGCATTAAGGAAggccagctgctgctgttgctgctgctgctgttgttgttgctgctgctgctgctgagaacCACCGGTTGTAAGCTGGGTGGACAGGGGTGTTTGGGGAAGGAAAAGCCCAGTGGGGGATTGCTGTTGCTCCTGAGACTGCAGCACTGTCATGGTGCTCTGGAACAGCGCAGCCTGGACTTGCTCCTGGGAAGCCTTCTGATACATTGATGCCTGTGGATCCTGGGTCTCAGCCAGAGGACTGGGATTGTGGAACATGGTTGGTGAAGGATGGGTGGGGGTCTGCTGGAGGAAGCCGGTCTGCATGGAACAAAGGTCGTTCGCCTGCTGAAAAAGGgcagcctgctgctgctgagtctgctgctgctgctgatccgGTGGGTAAAGTGAAGTCTGGTTGGTCACCACTCCTGGTGGGGAACCTTGAAGGTCTGCGTTCTCGGCCTGGGCAGCATCCTGAAACATGCCACACTGCATCTGGATCTGAGACTGGAACAGTTGTTGCTGCAAGTTCTCCaaaacctgctgctgttgctgctgctgctgctgttggattTGCTGATGTTGTTGCTGCTGAATCTGTTGAGTTTGGATCTGTTGCTGGTGCTGGAtgtgctgttgctgctgttgaatTTGTTGCTGCTGAATCTGCTGATTTTGGATCTGTTGCTGGTGTTGcatttgttgctgctgctgcttggttATCGAGTTGTCAGCCTGAATTGGTAAGTTACAGTATCCCTTAGCTTTAAGTTGTCTCACAGCTTCCTCCAGCTGAGCCACTTCATCTGCAGGGAAGAGCTGCAGCTGTGGCTGCGGCGGCGGGGGTGCCGGTTCAACACACAACCTGCCCACTCCTCCAGAAGCGCTGCCGGACCTCTCTCGCATCAGACCATCTCTGGACTCTAAAAGGAACTGCTGGGAGCCTTGTGGGAGAAGAGACTCTGCAGGCAAAGGGAATGGGCTGCTTGGAGCAATATCCTGCTTTTGGATGGTGCTTAACGAATCGACATTGGTAAAAGCAGCAGCCTGGGTTTCATCTGGATCGCCTGCAGTCTGAGGTAAGCCATTGCTGAAAACTAAGCTTTTATTTAGATGTGCTGTTGCTACATCTTGGGTTGGCTGGGGTGCGCGAAGGTCACCGTTCTGGTGAAGAAAGGAACACAAAGCGACAAAAGCACAAGTTGGGAGTTTTAAGACGCGTTATTATAAATGCGGAATCTAATTTCTGAAACATCTTTCACAAAAATAAGCTGTTCGGTGCAGTGAAGTACAAAGCAAACTAAACAAAGCCACCAAAAACGTGAATCAAACAGAGACTATATTGACTTGAATATATAAAAGCAGTTTATGGCTCAGTAATTCACCTTAAATACTCCAGAGGCCTGAAGGTTGTTTGTCACTTCCATTGGGGTGACATCTTCTCTCTTCACTAAAGGCAACATTGAAGGCATCAAGGCACCGTCTACAGCTGTAGGAGAAACAGGATGGATGCCAAATGTTAATTTAGATGCTCTTTGTaatcaagataaagaaaaagaaacaattaaaacccTCTTCACTAAGTATTGAACttaaaagacttttaaaaaatatcaccCTGACAGGCATAAAGCAACGATGATAAggtaataattttaataaaaaggacTACTAACCTTTGAGTTGCTCATCATAAGAACAGGTCTTCACTGGTGATGGCATCTCTTTCTTTACAGGAATTTCATTTTGTACTGCAAGattgtctaaaataaaacaagataaaagaCACCAGGACAGCAGTTAATTAGAACATGATTCATAGAGATTTGCTTATGTTAAAAACTTATTATTCAGATATTGCATTGCGTTACAAGAAGGAACCTTGAAATGAGTAAAAACACTAGATAAATGTCAGTGCTACATAGGGATTTGCCTTTCAGAAAGGAGAGGAAGATTACACCTATTTAAAATCATTACTAACACTAAACTGTAGGTGGCAGTGTTGTCTAATATTAGGAAACACCTTAATATGACTCaacactttattaatcccagaagGGGATAATATGCTGTTAGTTACTCAgtctagtaaaataaaaaaaataaaaatcaaagtataaataaatgaacagaatagaaaaacagtaataattAGAATGCATAATTGAAGAATTTGATGAAAGAGAGGTACTCCAAtcaaattcaaacagaaataaacacaatctCTGTAGTCCAttgcaaattaaaattgtaCAGAAATAGTATTAGTGTAACATTAATACAGTAATACTGCAGGAGCTGGTAGTGTTataaaaaagttgcaaaattaaGTGGCCACAGGTCTAAACATAAACTCAAGACACATTATTTAATACTAGTTGTAAAACATATGTACGTTTTATTTGGGGAAGGGATTAGGGGGCTTAATAATACACAGTCTCTTGTTTCTTTAGCTGAACAAACCTGGATCTGGAGTATAGGTGAATGGCTGAACATCATGGGACCTGCCAGCGTTTGTCACCACGTAGATCCCCACACAAACAGGAGAGGAGATGGCCAGGTTCTGATATGTGGGGACCTTCACAATCAGGTGATTCTGGGGAGTTGaagacataaaattaaaaaataaattaaaatgggC
This genomic interval from Gambusia affinis linkage group LG02, SWU_Gaff_1.0, whole genome shotgun sequence contains the following:
- the nfat5b gene encoding nuclear factor of activated T-cells 5 isoform X2; the encoded protein is MSRVVFMFSVSLQADSLGSLSFTYQHKKVLLVSHLFIPFIGPPTFTTESVYDLLASELKLPPSTQQSPEVMSQKSDGEAGPLPSAPLASGPRSAFSTSSSTTMHSSTSSSDQNAAHSRNVDSEDSRSSRVVPEIVGVVGGSGKSSNGDPAGGRGTASQDGQPHHQLTPSKRRTILNISPPPQDLFDDSHMSCQDAPAPLDSEQSNSIWMEDSMSNFSIMSTSSYNDNTEVPRKARKRTPRQKPGPKAVRAVGASMDVFDADSAKAPHFVLSQLGPESKTSTKASSDDSQTTNQKGGTLTMQFPSKCEGKELKILVQPETQHRARYLTEGSRGSVKDRTQQGFPTVKLEGVSEPVVLKVFVGNDAGRVKPHGFYQACRVTGRNTTACKEVDIDGTTVIEVTIDPSTNMTLAVDCVGILKLRNADVEARIGVAGSKKKSTRARLVFRVNIPRSDGSVLTLQTPSSPILCTQPAGLPEILKKSLHTGSVRGGEEVFIIGKNFLKDTKVIFQENVSDEKSWKSEAEIDMELFHQNHLIVKVPTYQNLAISSPVCVGIYVVTNAGRSHDVQPFTYTPDPDNLAVQNEIPVKKEMPSPVKTCSYDEQLKAVDGALMPSMLPLVKREDVTPMEVTNNLQASGVFKNGDLRAPQPTQDVATAHLNKSLVFSNGLPQTAGDPDETQAAAFTNVDSLSTIQKQDIAPSSPFPLPAESLLPQGSQQFLLESRDGLMRERSGSASGGVGRLCVEPAPPPPQPQLQLFPADEVAQLEEAVRQLKAKGYCNLPIQADNSITKQQQQQMQHQQQIQNQQIQQQQIQQQQQHIQHQQQIQTQQIQQQQHQQIQQQQQQQQQQVLENLQQQLFQSQIQMQCGMFQDAAQAENADLQGSPPGVVTNQTSLYPPDQQQQQTQQQQAALFQQANDLCSMQTGFLQQTPTHPSPTMFHNPSPLAETQDPQASMYQKASQEQVQAALFQSTMTVLQSQEQQQSPTGLFLPQTPLSTQLTTGGSQQQQQQQQQQQQQQQQLAFLNALQSSSPEPQSVFQTQAQISPMQQRSPMEQQQSSQPPPLTQPPQQPAMFQSISPHSSPNTLSPGQQQQQQAGLMFCNNNLSTQPQAPNLIFTSPGQMPPLTTSSLVSQESQSPSQLFSQDSMVGVNQQNQPEPMALGNPTNSPQQVMFQEQQPMQLGSTPNNQHEQPVSLFIPPSNMPPMQGGMAVPELTQSAMFASQNGVANLPTTTSSPVQQPGSLFQHAVSGSISQPSQPQQPGLFIFGMQNGCGQLMNSPGNTVSDQIIAISQSGQNQQESEARIQSLLSQSLSQPGTNAQGSMEVSQNMEKINDLLVSLHESGGTLTRSF